The genomic stretch TGTCAACGCCGTATTGGACTTCCTCCTCGTTGCCGCGGCCGTATACTACATCGTGGTTGTCCCCATGAACGAAATTTCCAAGCGGCGGACAAGAGAATCAGAAGTCAAAGCTTCGGCGGAGCCTTCCGAAGAGGTCAAGCTTCTCCGGCAGATTCTCGCGGAACTCAGGAAGTCCTGATCCCTCTGTTTGGCCTTTACGGCGGGTACGGAATGCTTGACAGGCAGGGACCGTTGTGGTACCGTTGGCTTAGAGGTGAAAATTAGATTCATTTTAAGGAGGAACACTCCCTATGGAAACACGCAACGTACTGCCTGCAGACGTTCGGCGGGAACTCGCCGCCGCCCTTCAGCCGATCCTCGCCGAGGCGATCGACCTCGAGCGCCAAGCCAAGCAGGCGCACTGGAACGTCAAGGGACCCGGGTTTTACGGACGGCACAAGGTATTCGACGAACTTCACGAGCTTGCGGAGGACTGGATCGACCTCGTCGCCGAGCGCATCGCCCAGCTCGGACACCTCACGGAGGGAACGCTCCAACGGGCAGCCGAACTCACGCGCCTTCCGGAGTTCCCCCTTGGGCTTACGTCCGAGCGGGACAACCTCGAGCAGCTCGCCAAGGCGCTCTCCGCCTTTACGGCACACACGCGCGAGGTCCTGAAGAAATCCGAAGAACTCGGAGATCCGATCACGGCGGACATCCTCACGGAAGTCACCCGCGGCGCCGAAAAGTACCTGTGGTTTGTCGAGGCGCACCTTGGCTGAGGTCGGGGCCATGTTTCTCCAGATGGCTAAAGCTCGGGCGATTCGCGCGACGTCCTCAGCTTTGCCAACGGTCGACCCAGCGCCTCTGCGTGCGAGGTAGAGCGACGGGAGAACCGAGCGCGTCTCCGTCGGCCCCGTCGTTTCGGGCACCTCTGCAGTACGGATGACTGGTGCGGGTACGCGCCACCGACCGCGTGTCGCGGGCCCCTTCCCGGACGGGAAGGGGCCCTCTGTGCGGTGCGAGGGATCTTTTGGCGTGGCTCATGGTATCATGGGGATGAGTTTTCGAGCGAGGAGGTACGTCCATGGAACGCTTTGTCTACCGAAACCCCACCGAACTCGTCTTTGGACGCGGAAGCGTCGACCTCCTCTCCGAATACCTCCCCCGCCTAGGAAGGAAGGTCCTTTTCGTCTACGGCAAGGGGAGCATCCGCAAGATCGGCCTCTATGACCGCGTTCTCGTAGCTGCCAGGACCGCGGGAGTAGAACTCGTGGAGTTTCCCGGCATCGAGCCCAACCCGCGCGTTTCCACTGTCCGCAGGGCGCGGGAGGAGGCGCGGCGCGCAGGCGTAGAGGGAATTCTCGCCGTAGGCGGAGGAAGCGTAATTGATGCCGCCAAGCTCATCGCCGTATCTCATTCGTATCCCGGGGATCCGTGGGAGATCGTCCGCGAACCTTTGCGCGTCACGAGTGCTCTGCCCCTCGGCGTCGTCCTCACGCATGCCGCCACGGGTTCGGAGATGAACGCGAACTCCGTGATCACGAACGAAGAAACCGACGAAAAACTCGGCTGGGCACATCCCCTTGCCTATCCGCTCTTTTCTATTCTCGATCCCCACATCACGCGGAGCGCCCCGCGCGATCAGACGGTGTACGGCGTCGTCGACATGATGGCCCACGTCCTCGAGCAGTACTTTCACGACGCGCGCAACACGCCGATCCAAGACGCGTGGCAGGTCTCCCTCCTCAAGGAGATCCTCGCCGCAGGGCGAAAGGTCGTGGAAAACCTCGACGACCTCGACGCCCGTGAGACACTCCTTCTCGCGGGGACGCTCGCCCTCAACGGCACCCTTTCCTTGGGCCTTCGCGGCGACTGGGGCGTTCACGCCATCGAGCACGCCCTATCGGCGGTCTACGACATCCCCCACGGGGCGGGACTCTCCGTCGTCTACCCTGCCTGGATGCGGTACGTCGCTCCACGCAAGCCCGAGCGCTTCCGCCGCCTCTTTTTGGAGCTCTTCGGTACGGAGGACCTTGAGGCCGGGATTCGCGCCTTGGAGAAGGCTTGGAGGGAACTCGGGGCCCCCGTACGCCTTTGGCAGCTTGGGATTGCGGACGAGGCGCGCTTTCCCTATCTGGCACAAAAGGCGGTTGCGAAGGAGGGGGCCACGACGGGGCGCTTTGCCGTCCTCACCGCCGAGGACGTAGAGGCGATCTATCGTCTGGCGGCGATGCCGCTCGAGTAAACTAAGAAGGAGCGGATGCTTCGGCATGTGCAACGATCCGCCCCGTCATCCGCTCTGACGAGCTTTGCAACGGGCAGGTGCTCGCGCGGGCGGTGATCCGCCGAATACCGTCGGAGGTGAGGGACGTGGCGGGCTTTCCCGAAGATTTCCTCTGGGGTGTGGCTACCTCGGCGTACCAGATCGAAGGCGCGGTAACGGAGGACGGGCGTGGGCCTTCTATCTGGGACATCTTCGTCCACATTCCCGGTAAGATTGCCGACGGCACCGTCGGCGACGTGGCCTGCGACCACTACCACCGTTGGGAAGAGGACGTAAACCTCCTCGCCGAGCTCGGGGTGCGCGCGTACCGCTTTTCCGTCTCCTGGCCGCGCGTTTTGCCAGAGGGCAAGGGAGCGGTCAACGAGCGAGGACTTGATTTCTATCGCCACCTCGTCGAGGCACTTCACTCCCGCGGGATCGCGCCCGTCGTCACCATATACCACTGGGATCTCCCCTTTGCCTTGTACGAAAAGGGAGGGTGGGCGGAGCGGGATACGGCGAAGTACTTCGCCGAATATGCACACCTCCTCTACCGCCGCCTCGAGGGCGTCCCCTACTGGATCACCTTGAACGAGCCGTTCGTCGCCACCGTCTTGGGGTACGTAACTGGCGAACACGCCCCCGGTGAGCAAGATCCGCGCAAGGCCGTGCGCGTCGCCCACCACTTTCTCTTGGGCCACACGCTTGCCGTTCAGGCCTTTCGCGACGAGCACCTCCCGGGTTCCAAGATCGGAATTACGAACCTCATGACGCGCGTACTTCCCGCAAGCGAAGACCGGGAGGTCGTCGAGTTTGCCTACGCCTTCGAACGCCTGCACAACGGGCTTTTCGTCGATCCCCTTTTCACCGGGCACTACCCGCGCGAGGCGCTCCTCGCCTTTGCCCGTATTCTCTGGGGAGAGGAGGGCGCTCGGGACGGCGATCTCGAAGCCTACCTCTACGCCCAACTCGACCTCCCTTTGGAGGACCTCGAGTCCTTCCGTCAGCCCGTAGACTTCCTCGGCGTGAACTACTATTCGCCGACCCGCGTCGCCTTTAATCCAGAGAGCCCCTTTGGGGGTCTTGAGTTTCTCCCGCCCGCGGGAGAGGCGACAGCCATGGGTTGGGAGGTGTACCCCGAGGGACTCACGGAGGTCCTTCTCGACGTCCACAGCCGCTACCCAGGAGTTCCGATCCTGGTTACGGAAAACGGGGCTGCATACGACGACGTAGTGGAAGTGCTCCCCGACGGGACAAAGCGCATCGCGGACGAGGCACGGGCGAACTACATTCAGGCGCACGTGCAGGCCGTACGACGGGCCGTCGAGCAGGGGGCGGACGTGCGCGGCTACTTCGTCTGGTCCCTCCTCGACAACTTCGAGTGGGCCCACGGCCTCTCCAAACGTTTCGGCCTCGTGTACGTGGACTATGCGACGCTCGAGCGCATACCCAAGGCGAGCTTTTTTGCCTACCGGGAGATCGTGCGAACCAACGGCGGGTGACACCTTTGTCCTTCCGGCAAACGAAGGCCTGCAATAGAACAACCGGTGAACGAAGACCGATCCGAGACGAGGAGGTGAGGCGTCCGGGGAGCCGGACCGGGGCGCCGCACGTCCGGCGGCTTTGCCTGCGGTTGCGGCGCCTCCCCGGACCACGGCCGTGTGGAAGGGATTGGGACGAGCCTTTGTATTTTCCTTCCTCTGGGTTTTCCTCGTGGTGGGGATAGGCCATCCCGTTTACGCAGACGCGGCTCCGGGTGACGTCGTTGTCGCTGTGGGCGCCGACCTCACCCCTGAACAGCGCGAACAGGTCCTCCGAACCTTCGGCGTCCAAAACATTCCCCAGGACAAGCTCGTCGTCGTGACGAACGCGGAAGAGCACGCCCTCCTCGGGAAGTACCTCCCTAAGGCGGTGATCGGTACGCGCGCGATTTCCTCCGTCAAGGTGACGCTCCTCGAACCGGGGAAAGGGCTGCACGTGCGCACGGAGGGCATCACCTACCTCACGCCCGCGCAGTACCAGAGCGCCGCGGCTACGGCTGGGGTCAAGGACGCCGAAATCTACGTCTACGCTCCCGTTCCCGTATCGGGGACCGCCGCCCTTACGGGCATCGTAAAGGCCTTTGAAGGGTTGGAGGGCAAGACTTTAGATCCTACGGCCAAGGACGTGGCGGCCGAAGAGTTCTCCACGAACTACCTCCTGAGCGAAAAGATCGGCAAGGAGCAGGCCACCGCCCTCATCCAGCGCCTCAAGGAAGAAATTGCTTCTGGAAAGCTCCGCGACCCAAAGGAAATCCAAGATGCGATCGACCGCGCGGCGCGCGAGCTCGGCGTGACTTTGAGTCCTGAAGATCGCGCCCGCCTCGAGGAGCTCGTCCGCCACCTGCGCGAGGCAAACATCGATTGGAACGCCCTCGCGCGGGAGACGGCCAAGATCAAGCAGGAAGTGGAGAAGTTCCTTCAAGATCCGGCCACGCAAAGCTTCCTGCAAAAGGCGTGGTCCTTTCTTCAGAACCTCTTCATCCGGGTGTGGGAGTGGCTTTCGCAGGTGTTCGGCGGAGGATCGGGGTCCTAAAGTCGTCGTTTTCGCCGGGATCTCGGGAGCAAAGGAACTCTCCTCCGCCGCCTACTCCTCGGGACGAAGTAGGGCCGCGTAGGAAGAGAGTTCCATCCGTCGGGCGAAATGCGCACCGGCGGGCGAACAGCAAAAACCCCCTCGTTCGGCAACCCGAACGAGGGGGTTACGTCCATAGGAATGGCTGCGGGACTAGGACTCGAACCTAGATTACCAGATCCAGAGTCTGGCGTGCTACCATTGCACCATCCCGCAATGCGCGTGCAGAATACATTGTACCCCGCTTCCCGCGGGAAATGCAAGGGGGAGAAAGTACCGTGTCGGCTTCTGCTCTCTCGCTCTTGGCCACGCTTGTAGCCTTGGCATTTGCTTTTGACGTGACGCGCCGGGCCTGGGCGAAACGACGCCCGAGCGACGCCCTCTTCGCCGTTTCTCTGTACATGTTTTCCCTCGCCGCCTTCGGGGAGTTCGTTGGCGGATCGTTCGGCTGGAGCGTCGGCCTCTACAAGCTCTACTACTTTACTGCCGTCGCCCTCGTCGCCTACATGGCCGCGGGTACTCTCTACGCCCGCGACTCCGGGTGGGCGGCGCACGCCTTCCTTGCCTTCACCCTCCTCGCGAGCGTTGCCTTTTTGATCGCCCTCTTGCGCGCTCCGGTCGATCCCGCCCTCGTCGGTACGAAAGGCGCCGTAGGCGGCAGCTACATGCCGCGGGAGGTGCGAATGTTTAGTCCTGTTCTCTCCGGAATAGGTGCGCTGGTGCTCCTCGTCTCCGCCCTCGCGAACTTTTTGCGCACGCGCCGCCGGGGGTTTCTCGCGATCTTTTCGGCGGCTCTCGTTCTCAGCGCAGCGGGCGCCCTCGCCAAATACGTGGACTTGCCCTTGGTGCTCCCCGCTTCTCAGCTCGTGGGTATCGCCCTCTACTATTGGGGCGTTGTAAGTCTTTCCGTCCCCGGGAGGGATCGCCCAGAAAAGGAGCGCGCGTGACGAGAGGGTTCATCGGGTTTCCGGGAAAAATTTGCTCCCGACTCCGGGCATGTCTTTAGTTGACAGGGAAGATGTGGTACAAGAGGCGTAGGGGGACGGGGAAGTCGATTCCCCACCTCCCTCCGGGGCTCTTCTCGGGCGCAGAGCCCTCTCTTTTTCGACTTTATTGAATATAAATCGAGGGAGGTACCCTTTTTCTATGTCGTTAACCGCGAACGATGATGTATATATGAAATGTTTTTTCTGGGGGAAGCTCAAGCGCGATCCCAACGATCCTCGTGATGTCCGCTGTTTGCCTCTAGCCGCACACAGCCTTGACGTAGCCTGTGTGCTGAGAAATCTGGTAGAGCTACCCGGGTTTCGCCGCGCACTGGAAAGGGCGGCCGGTAGGCGGCTCGACGCCGTCGACTTTGATCGGTTGGCGGTTTTGGCGATGCTTCACGACATGGGGAAAGCAAATCTCGATTTTCAAAGGCAAATTTATCCAAACTTTAAAAATAAAGTCGGACACATTCGGGCTATGGCCGCGATCCTCGATCCAGAACTTGGACAAGGCTCACTGTTTGATCAATGGCTTGAAACTTTGCCGCCTG from Brockia lithotrophica encodes the following:
- the dps gene encoding DNA starvation/stationary phase protection protein Dps yields the protein METRNVLPADVRRELAAALQPILAEAIDLERQAKQAHWNVKGPGFYGRHKVFDELHELAEDWIDLVAERIAQLGHLTEGTLQRAAELTRLPEFPLGLTSERDNLEQLAKALSAFTAHTREVLKKSEELGDPITADILTEVTRGAEKYLWFVEAHLG
- a CDS encoding iron-containing alcohol dehydrogenase yields the protein MERFVYRNPTELVFGRGSVDLLSEYLPRLGRKVLFVYGKGSIRKIGLYDRVLVAARTAGVELVEFPGIEPNPRVSTVRRAREEARRAGVEGILAVGGGSVIDAAKLIAVSHSYPGDPWEIVREPLRVTSALPLGVVLTHAATGSEMNANSVITNEETDEKLGWAHPLAYPLFSILDPHITRSAPRDQTVYGVVDMMAHVLEQYFHDARNTPIQDAWQVSLLKEILAAGRKVVENLDDLDARETLLLAGTLALNGTLSLGLRGDWGVHAIEHALSAVYDIPHGAGLSVVYPAWMRYVAPRKPERFRRLFLELFGTEDLEAGIRALEKAWRELGAPVRLWQLGIADEARFPYLAQKAVAKEGATTGRFAVLTAEDVEAIYRLAAMPLE
- a CDS encoding GH1 family beta-glucosidase — translated: MAGFPEDFLWGVATSAYQIEGAVTEDGRGPSIWDIFVHIPGKIADGTVGDVACDHYHRWEEDVNLLAELGVRAYRFSVSWPRVLPEGKGAVNERGLDFYRHLVEALHSRGIAPVVTIYHWDLPFALYEKGGWAERDTAKYFAEYAHLLYRRLEGVPYWITLNEPFVATVLGYVTGEHAPGEQDPRKAVRVAHHFLLGHTLAVQAFRDEHLPGSKIGITNLMTRVLPASEDREVVEFAYAFERLHNGLFVDPLFTGHYPREALLAFARILWGEEGARDGDLEAYLYAQLDLPLEDLESFRQPVDFLGVNYYSPTRVAFNPESPFGGLEFLPPAGEATAMGWEVYPEGLTEVLLDVHSRYPGVPILVTENGAAYDDVVEVLPDGTKRIADEARANYIQAHVQAVRRAVEQGADVRGYFVWSLLDNFEWAHGLSKRFGLVYVDYATLERIPKASFFAYREIVRTNGG
- a CDS encoding DUF1002 domain-containing protein, yielding MGRAFVFSFLWVFLVVGIGHPVYADAAPGDVVVAVGADLTPEQREQVLRTFGVQNIPQDKLVVVTNAEEHALLGKYLPKAVIGTRAISSVKVTLLEPGKGLHVRTEGITYLTPAQYQSAAATAGVKDAEIYVYAPVPVSGTAALTGIVKAFEGLEGKTLDPTAKDVAAEEFSTNYLLSEKIGKEQATALIQRLKEEIASGKLRDPKEIQDAIDRAARELGVTLSPEDRARLEELVRHLREANIDWNALARETAKIKQEVEKFLQDPATQSFLQKAWSFLQNLFIRVWEWLSQVFGGGSGS